The genomic window CATTTCTTTAGCTTCTTTTAAGCCTAAACCTGTTAATTCTCTAACAACTTTGATAACGTCTAATTTCTTGTCGCCGAAAGCTGTCATAACAACGTCGAATTCTGTTTTTTCTGCACCAGCATCAGCAGCAGCGCCACCAGCAGCAGGAGCAGCAACAGCCATAGCAGAAGCGCTTACGCCAAATTCTT from Clostridia bacterium includes these protein-coding regions:
- the rplL gene encoding 50S ribosomal protein L7/L12 codes for the protein MSEKITKIMEDIKELKVLELNELVKALEEEFGVSASAMAVAAPAAGGAAADAGAEKTEFDVVMTAFGDKKLDVIKVVRELTGLGLKEAKEMVEGVPATVKEGASKEDAEAIKEKLTAAGATVELK